The following are encoded in a window of Chitinophagaceae bacterium genomic DNA:
- a CDS encoding glycosyltransferase encodes MKILHLIFSEQVAGAEKYLLDLLPGLQNEGIETHLICVTPSRDAYKFNGFCMELNSKGVKTVLITGTVTGFLAIAKRINRYLSENNIQYLHAHLFKSDLLGVMVKKIFNKKIILLSTKHGYEEKYCSNYHYYQGKIKYNLYYFISKYLCANINYQFAVSKAMSDLYYQLKLTPDRLSFIHHGIKIPPVMEINQPYKYRFAKKQLIILGRIEEVKGHKYLFDALPAVIKLFPDLKLLVVGNGTQLEQLQKQANTLGIENNILFLGFQQNPYPYIAHSDILVSPSLYESFGLVFIEAFAIKVPVVAFNTPAANEIITDDETGLLVPVNSSQALADKIIYVLQNPGEGNRMAVNGNKKYVDYFNTERMVKDTVNWYHTIMDK; translated from the coding sequence TTGAAAATTTTACATCTTATATTTTCGGAGCAGGTTGCAGGAGCAGAGAAATATCTGTTGGATCTGCTACCTGGTTTGCAAAACGAGGGTATTGAAACTCATTTGATTTGTGTAACGCCCTCCCGGGATGCATACAAGTTTAATGGGTTTTGTATGGAGCTTAACAGTAAAGGGGTAAAAACAGTGTTAATAACAGGTACAGTTACCGGATTTCTTGCAATAGCCAAACGCATTAATAGGTACCTGAGTGAAAACAATATTCAGTACCTGCATGCACATTTATTCAAATCTGATTTATTGGGGGTGATGGTAAAAAAAATATTCAATAAAAAAATCATCCTTCTCTCAACCAAACATGGATATGAAGAGAAATATTGCAGTAACTACCATTATTATCAAGGGAAAATTAAGTATAACCTTTATTATTTTATTTCAAAATACCTATGCGCCAACATTAACTATCAGTTTGCTGTATCAAAGGCCATGTCAGATCTGTATTATCAGTTAAAACTTACTCCAGATAGATTATCATTCATACATCATGGGATTAAAATTCCCCCTGTTATGGAAATAAACCAACCTTACAAATACAGATTTGCTAAAAAGCAATTGATAATTCTTGGACGGATTGAAGAGGTGAAAGGCCATAAATATCTGTTTGATGCATTGCCCGCAGTAATTAAACTTTTTCCTGATCTTAAGTTACTTGTTGTTGGCAATGGTACGCAATTGGAACAATTACAGAAACAGGCCAACACACTTGGTATTGAAAATAATATTTTGTTTTTGGGATTTCAGCAAAATCCATACCCCTACATTGCACACTCAGATATTTTAGTGTCGCCTTCTTTATATGAATCGTTTGGACTGGTTTTCATTGAAGCTTTTGCCATTAAAGTGCCCGTTGTCGCTTTTAATACTCCTGCAGCCAATGAAATAATAACCGATGATGAAACAGGTTTGCTTGTTCCGGTAAATAGCAGCCAGGCCTTGGCCGATAAAATTATTTATGTATTGCAAAACCCCGGAGAAGGAAATCGAATGGCAGTTAACGGGAACAAAAAATATGTTGATTATTTTAATACTGAAAGAATGGTAAAGGACACCGTTAATTGGTATCATACTATAATGGATAAATAG
- a CDS encoding class I SAM-dependent methyltransferase, whose product MERLKKMFAKDLFIQGNKISFDQPDSNKADNQVQTSDIFSDKWVEAAEYDSIEKMYSFQLDWFLKLYGFETKEKLVSFLKDKHTIIDTGCGLGYKAAWFAELAPHAVVLGTDISDAIDVAAKNYAHVPNLFFFRGDIANTGLKNGVIDFTVCDQVIMHTEEPEITFKHLSDITSAKGEFACYVYSKKALPRELVDDYFRKATHEIPNDKMWEFSAQLTELGKRLSELNVSFDCPEIPMLGIRGGVIDVQRFIYWNFLKCFWKEDWGFDLSKSTNYDWYAPSNAKRFSKEEFLDMAKANDLKVTFLHQEEACYSGRFAKA is encoded by the coding sequence TTCGCAAAAGACCTATTTATTCAGGGCAATAAAATTTCTTTTGACCAGCCGGACAGCAATAAAGCAGATAACCAGGTTCAGACATCAGATATATTTTCAGACAAGTGGGTAGAAGCCGCCGAATATGATAGTATTGAAAAAATGTATTCATTTCAATTGGATTGGTTCTTAAAATTATATGGCTTTGAAACCAAAGAAAAGCTGGTCTCTTTTTTAAAGGATAAGCATACCATTATTGATACAGGTTGTGGACTTGGCTATAAAGCGGCATGGTTTGCAGAACTCGCTCCCCATGCAGTTGTCCTGGGAACAGATATCTCAGATGCCATTGATGTGGCAGCAAAAAATTATGCCCATGTACCCAACCTGTTCTTCTTTAGGGGGGATATAGCAAATACAGGGTTAAAGAACGGTGTAATTGATTTTACCGTTTGTGACCAGGTGATAATGCATACCGAGGAACCAGAAATCACATTTAAGCATTTGAGTGATATAACCTCTGCTAAAGGTGAATTTGCCTGTTATGTTTATTCAAAAAAAGCATTGCCAAGGGAACTGGTAGATGATTACTTCAGAAAAGCCACCCACGAAATACCCAACGATAAAATGTGGGAATTTTCAGCTCAATTAACAGAGCTGGGTAAGCGCCTTTCTGAATTAAATGTATCATTCGATTGCCCTGAGATCCCAATGCTGGGCATCAGGGGGGGCGTCATTGATGTGCAGCGATTTATTTACTGGAATTTTTTAAAGTGCTTCTGGAAAGAAGACTGGGGTTTCGACCTGAGTAAAAGTACCAATTACGATTGGTACGCTCCAAGTAATGCTAAGCGGTTTAGCAAAGAAGAATTCCTAGATATGGCAAAAGCAAATGATCTTAAGGTAACCTTTCTTCACCAGGAGGAGGCCTGTTATTCCGGAAGGTTTGCAAAAGCCTGA
- a CDS encoding oligosaccharide flippase family protein codes for MKINLLRGSFTYGAVTIVSRIAAVALIPILTRLLAPEEYGALNMALTMVLLLNYITTFEVSQAVTLYFTDRNRPDRDTYPGTAIRFSLFMYLLLLAIVLLLGNMIARMIGDVNIRPAIFIDGAILLAANGFYLLIQNQLRLEFKTKEYALVTLGYVLLTSIGAVAGALFFHHPAEGVILGQASGAAIIDIVSILMLWNRFRVPFSKVKLREMLHFSSPLVPAGLLLLGGQQVPKFILSIYGNLEDVGIYGLAYQIAGFSALAVLGVQTAITPSVLTNHEAPETPGMLGKLFQSFSIVALLFSAFLTVFARELVMIFSVPSYGRAANFVPVLAFGIALNNLYIFFPGKIIKGKSASQLTASAAAFLVAIVTGLFLTRFYGVRGAAISTLLSAATFFFIWCGISQKLYHLPVNWGKLLIATLITAFVCAISIFFIPVGITFYIISIKCVLLTLLTCIIAWDYLLLWWKRLTRYGTH; via the coding sequence ATGAAGATAAACCTGCTTAGGGGAAGTTTCACTTATGGAGCCGTTACAATAGTTTCCCGCATTGCGGCTGTTGCACTGATCCCAATTCTTACCCGTTTACTTGCGCCTGAAGAATATGGCGCCCTGAATATGGCCTTGACAATGGTGTTATTGCTGAACTATATAACTACATTCGAAGTTTCCCAAGCCGTTACACTTTACTTTACCGACCGCAACAGGCCCGATCGTGATACTTACCCGGGTACGGCCATCCGCTTCTCGCTGTTTATGTATCTGTTGCTGCTTGCCATTGTTCTGCTTTTGGGAAATATGATCGCCAGAATGATTGGAGACGTTAACATCCGGCCGGCTATCTTTATTGATGGAGCGATATTACTGGCGGCCAATGGATTTTATCTCCTCATACAAAACCAGCTTCGGTTAGAGTTTAAGACCAAAGAATATGCGTTGGTCACCCTGGGATATGTATTGCTCACAAGTATTGGGGCAGTAGCAGGCGCATTATTTTTTCATCATCCTGCAGAGGGTGTTATCCTTGGCCAGGCTTCCGGTGCGGCAATCATTGACATTGTTAGCATACTGATGCTGTGGAACAGATTTCGTGTCCCATTCAGTAAGGTGAAACTGCGTGAAATGCTGCATTTCTCTTCACCCTTAGTTCCGGCAGGCCTCCTGTTGTTGGGCGGCCAGCAGGTTCCTAAATTTATTTTAAGTATATACGGTAATCTTGAGGACGTAGGCATTTACGGGCTGGCATACCAGATTGCTGGGTTTTCCGCCCTTGCGGTATTGGGTGTACAAACGGCCATAACACCTTCCGTTCTTACCAACCATGAAGCGCCTGAAACACCGGGTATGCTTGGTAAATTATTCCAGAGCTTTTCTATAGTGGCATTGTTGTTCAGCGCCTTCTTAACCGTTTTCGCCAGGGAACTCGTTATGATATTCAGTGTTCCCAGTTATGGGCGTGCTGCAAATTTTGTCCCGGTGCTGGCTTTCGGTATCGCCCTGAATAATTTATATATTTTTTTCCCGGGAAAGATCATCAAGGGTAAATCAGCATCGCAGCTAACTGCAAGTGCCGCGGCGTTTCTGGTAGCAATAGTTACCGGCTTGTTCCTCACCAGGTTTTATGGTGTTAGGGGCGCTGCTATATCAACATTACTTTCAGCAGCAACCTTCTTTTTTATCTGGTGTGGTATCAGTCAAAAACTCTACCACTTACCCGTAAATTGGGGAAAACTGCTGATTGCAACACTGATAACCGCTTTCGTTTGTGCTATTAGCATTTTCTTTATCCCGGTTGGAATTACATTCTACATTATAAGTATAAAATGTGTTCTCTTGACTTTGCTTACATGTATTATAGCATGGGATTATCTGTTATTGTGGTGGAAGCGTTTGACAAGATATGGGACACATTAG
- a CDS encoding glycosyltransferase, whose product MYIDMAYTLKMVRERELEQEFSSRDCGGYFEYVWGVHPMADVPEKRIPDYKGFKVSETRFSENQTIIEGSSAYYPGLKGLFPLNFLLSQVRFTRYLIHLVKKEDISIILCTEPYFSGLIGLFIRFFTKSKLVIWVVANNDDIYKATGATAMPRLYKLRWIEKMVERFVFRRADLVAGANQNNLEYALNNGARLSRSTVFPVGKLIHPQHMKDPALREKESIFDVSKADYHFVYVGRMLDLKHPDDVIRAFAEISSRIPSCALIMAGDGPMKPELEQMTVDLRIQNKVHFLGNISQLRIANLLAGCFTVLSPLTGRSLIESALAGLPIIAYDRDWQVDFVEKNKAGVIVPFRDWKKMAETAVRFIQHPDVAKRFATASRKAGLEACDNEKLYNHEKKEFEKLLNR is encoded by the coding sequence ATGTATATCGACATGGCATATACCCTGAAAATGGTGAGGGAGCGGGAATTGGAGCAGGAATTTAGTTCCAGAGATTGTGGTGGATACTTTGAGTATGTGTGGGGCGTACACCCGATGGCTGATGTTCCTGAAAAACGTATTCCCGATTATAAAGGGTTTAAAGTATCAGAAACAAGGTTTTCCGAAAACCAGACTATTATTGAAGGGTCATCTGCATATTATCCGGGACTTAAAGGCTTGTTTCCGCTTAATTTTCTACTTTCACAAGTACGCTTTACCAGATACCTCATACACCTGGTTAAAAAGGAGGATATTTCTATTATTTTATGCACAGAACCATATTTTTCGGGACTTATCGGGCTCTTCATCCGGTTTTTTACCAAGTCAAAACTGGTGATTTGGGTAGTAGCCAACAATGATGATATCTACAAAGCAACCGGCGCAACGGCTATGCCGCGGCTTTACAAGCTGCGATGGATCGAAAAGATGGTAGAGCGGTTTGTGTTCAGGCGGGCGGATCTGGTGGCTGGTGCAAATCAAAATAACCTGGAGTATGCACTGAACAATGGTGCAAGATTGAGTAGGTCAACTGTATTTCCTGTTGGTAAGTTGATACACCCGCAGCACATGAAAGATCCTGCATTGAGAGAGAAAGAGTCTATTTTTGATGTAAGCAAAGCAGATTATCATTTTGTTTATGTTGGCCGAATGCTTGACCTGAAACATCCTGACGACGTGATTCGTGCTTTTGCCGAGATTAGCAGTAGAATTCCTTCCTGCGCTTTGATCATGGCGGGAGACGGACCCATGAAACCGGAACTGGAGCAAATGACGGTTGATCTGAGGATACAAAATAAGGTTCATTTTTTGGGAAACATTAGCCAGTTAAGAATAGCAAATTTACTCGCCGGTTGTTTTACCGTACTCAGCCCATTGACCGGAAGATCTTTAATAGAAAGTGCGCTGGCCGGGTTACCCATTATAGCTTATGACAGGGATTGGCAGGTAGACTTTGTTGAAAAGAACAAAGCAGGTGTGATCGTTCCCTTTCGCGATTGGAAGAAGATGGCTGAAACCGCAGTTCGTTTTATTCAGCACCCTGATGTGGCAAAACGTTTCGCGACAGCCTCCCGGAAAGCAGGCCTGGAAGCATGCGATAATGAAAAACTTTATAATCATGAAAAAAAAGAGTTTGAAAAGCTTCTGAATAGATAA